One segment of Brassica napus cultivar Da-Ae chromosome C3, Da-Ae, whole genome shotgun sequence DNA contains the following:
- the LOC106422721 gene encoding protein LATERAL ORGAN BOUNDARIES-like, which yields MASSSSNTYNSPCAACKFLRRKCMPGCIFAPYFPPEEPHKFANVHKIFGASNVTKLLNELLPHQREDAVNSLAYEAEARVRDPVYGCVEAISYLQRQVHRLQKELDAANADLVQYGLSTSTPGNVVDLVFQPQPFPPQPLNPVYRLSGASPVMTQQPRGTGGSYGTFLPWNNGHDQQGGNM from the coding sequence atgGCTTCCTCATCATCAAATACGTACAACTCACCATGCGCGGCGTGCAAGTTTCTTCGCCGTAAATGCATGCCGGGATGCATATTCGCGCCATATTTCCCACCGGAGGAGCCACACAAATTCGCCAACGTCCACAAAATCTTCGGAGCAAGCAATGTCACTAAGCTCCTCAACGAGCTACTCCCTCACCAGCGTGAAGACGCAGTCAACTCCTTAGCCTACGAGGCCGAGGCACGAGTCCGTGATCCTGTCTATGGCTGTGTCGAAGCCATCTCTTATCTCCAGAGACAAGTTCACAGGCTTCAGAAGGAGCTTGACGCGGCTAATGCTGACTTGGTTCAATACGGTCTGTCCACGTCAACACCTGGTAACGTCGTCGACTTGGTGTTTCAGCCTCAGCCATTTCCGCCGCAGCCGTTGAATCCGGTTTATAGGCTTTCCGGGGCGAGCCCGGTGATGACTCAGCAGCCACGTGGTACCGGAGGGTCGTATGGGACTTTCCTTCCTTGGAACAATGGTCATGATCAGCAAGGAGGTAATATGTGA
- the LOC106422617 gene encoding uncharacterized protein LOC106422617, which translates to MVLVTHKLQSSHVLFPWSSPTWTKGLVTTVHFAGRKEKHLRLKAKSLRVTSFKGGFQISESGGRERGKKATNNNSVKLSYRSDDVENNVDSSSKSQNTSVSYTSETEDSITGQPAIQKLFKKWLSLLLTQSPIQVIDEALEGEHVPHTKKLETETEIRKTESLQSTNNRFWTWFWSLDTAIKIPLLLFVPAFLAVNAIYGAEVTKESSPLWIVGPLIVAFYIKTFQGLCALYAFCFNQTTKVIRNLPSYYIIAYHYISHGKLKDDLRALVTRPIVNTDYRELTRTKLKQVQEWIIERYLDFVESIWPYYCRTIRFLNRANLI; encoded by the exons ATGGTGTTGGTAACTCATAAACTGCAG AGTTCACATGTCTTGTTTCCTTGGAGTTCACCAACATGGACCAAAGGCTTGGTTACGACGGTGCACTTTGCTGGGAGGAAAGAAAAGCATTTACGATTGAAAGCAAAGTCTTTGAGGGTTACGTCTTTCAAAGGCGGCTTCCAAATTAGCGAATCTGGGGGACGTGAGCGTGGGAAGAAAGCTACTAATAACAACTCAGTTAAACTATCTTACCGTTCAGATGATGTCGAAAATAATGTGGATAGCTCTTCAAAGTCACAAAACACATCGGTTTCATACACCTCGGAAACAGAGGATTCAATCACAGGGCAACCTGCTATTCAGAAGCTGTTCAAGAAATGGTTATCACTGTTGCTCACACAATCACCTATTCAAGTCATTGACGAGGCTTTGGAAGGAGAACATGTTCCACATACGAAGAAGCTAGAAACTGAAACAGAGATCCGGAAAACAGAAAGCCTTCAGAGTACAAACAATAGATTTTGGACCTGGTTTTGGAGTTTAGACACAGCTATCAAGATTCCGTTGCTCTTATT TGTTCCGGCTTTCCTTGCTGTTAACGCAATCTATGGAGCTGAAGTTACAAAGGAGTCATCTCCTTTGTGGATTGTTGGACCTTTGATCGTCGCCTTTTATATCAAAACGTTTCAAGGACTATGTGCACTTTACGCTTTCTGCTTCAACCAAACCACCAAAGTGATAAGAAACCTACCATCTTATTACATTATAGCATACCATTACATTTCCCATGGTAAGCTTAAAGACGACCTGAGAGCTCTAGTGACTCGACCAATAGTGAACACTGACTACAGAGAGCTCACACGCACCAAACTGAAACAGGTCCAAGAATGGATCATTGAGAGATACTTGGATTTTGTTGAATCTATATGGCCTTATTACTGCAGAACTATCAGATTCCTGAACAGGGCTAACCTCATTTGA